In Leptolyngbya sp. NIES-2104, the genomic window AACTGTTGAAAGCTATGAAATAAGTTGCTGCCTCGAATTGCGCCACCATCGATTTGAGTATCAGCAGTGCCGGACACTTGCGATTGCTCTCCCACAGGCAAGGTCAAATCCGGTACAACTTGAGCGAAAGCGCGATCGCTTAATCCAGCCATTAGCCCTAATACGAGCATCCAAAACCGAATCATAGTACATCCCCAATTTTGTAGTTGCTTATTGCCAGTTGCCGACCAATACGAACGGTGCCCAATAGAAAGGTTGTTGATAATCGGGCGATCGCAATAATGTCAATTGTGCTTGACGTAATGCTTCCGCTCTTGTCATTCCTGGTTTGCGGAGTGATTCATAGAGTTGAGTCATTAGTAAAGCAGTCGAATTATCTTGAACTGACCAAAGGGTTGCGATCGTACTTCGTGCCCCAGATCGTACTGCCACTCCCGCGAGTCCTAAAGCCGCTCGTTTATCTCCCGCCGCAGTCTGACAGGCACTTAGAATTAATAGCTCGATCGGTCTACGATCGCGGCGATTGCGACCTTCTAGAAGTTGGTCAAACTCTTTTACATTAATCCGCCCGTCCCAAGTCAACAAGAAAGTATTTTCCGCCTCAGAGGAGAACTGTCCGTGTGTGGCAAGATGTACGATCGGAAAAGGAACCGACTCGACTTTGCCTTCAAACTGGGTGCGCGTAAAGGCTTGGTTTAGTAAAACGTTTGTCGGAACTAATGTAGAAATTTGCTCCATTTCTTTCACCACACCCGGAAGCGGTGAAAATCCTTGACGAGCTTCGGATACTCCACCTGCTAGGGTTTGCAACTGGTCTGAGGGGACTGATTCGGCTGGAGAGCGACGTTGCCAGCGAGGAGGTAACAGTTGCAATCCAGGAGATAGCGCAATGCTGTATTGTTCAATTAGGTACTGTTGACCATCATGTAAAGCTGCGATCGGAACTCCTCGCAGAACACCATCTAGAACAAACACCAGAGTTTTGACTTGACTCTGGGCGAGATCTTTTGCAGCGGGACGAATGAGCAAATCGTAGAGTTTCTGATTTGGGCGGAGTGGATCTGAGGTTGCAATGAATGGGTTGAGGTTGGCAAAAAGATCATCAAAGGATTTCTCGATCGTACTAACATCTGAAGGGACAGAGGGCGTATAGTACCGCAGCAGTTGACCTGGTAACGACACAATCACGGCTAATCGATCGGGTAGCAGAATTGAGTAAATAACGGCTGCATTTCGATCGACTTGATCGATCTGTTCAGGTCTAACATCGACACAAGCTTCTCGAAAGAAATTGTTGAGTTCTGCGAGTTGGAGGGCTTCAATGACTTCTCTGGCTCGTTGTAGCGTGGGTTGGTTCGGATTGTCCTGTAATAGCAATTGCACCAATTGGCGGTAAACTGGCTCGACTTGCTCCCGAAATGAAAACTGCACCTCCGGGTTCATCGCAACCAAATCGCCCCGTAGGATCGAGAGCGTATCGACTGCTTGATTGTAAGCCGCGATCGCATCGGGGATCTGTCCTTGCTGCTTCAGCACTCGTCCTAACTGCCACTGCCAAGAGACTGTAATATCATTCGCTTGAATTGTTTGAGCAATTTGGAGCGCTTGTTTCGTGACCTTCTGAGCCTCTGACCACTGCTGCCGTGTTTCGTAGAGATGACCTAATTGCCCTAACGCGTAAGCTTCTGCTCTCGAATCTTGAAGTTTTCGCGCTTGTTGGGTGGCATTGACAAGCAGTTGTGCAATTTCTCTTTGATCCTGGTTGCTCATTTTCGTCAAGCTTTCTGCTAGATTCACTTGAGCGTAGATTGCTGCACGATTTAGAGGTAAATTCTTGATCAGCGATCGTATTTCTGCCAACAAAGAAGCTTGAGCGGAGGTTGAATTTGTTTCGGCTATCAGGCTCAACTGATTTAGCTTGGCTTGCGATCGCGTTAGAGCATCTGGGGCTAGAGTAGCGGCTTGTTGATAGAAAGCGATCGCTTCATTCGTCGCATTTTTTCTACTGTCTTTTTGCTCTCGTTGCTTGAGTGCCCTAGTAACATTTCCCAAGGCTAATAGCGTATGACTCCGACCCGCATTCATGTTCAGGCGCTGAGAAATTAGTAAACTTGACTGCAAAACGGTTTGAGCTTCTTTGAGATCACCCACTCGAAACCGGGTGATCCCCAAGCTTCTGAGTCCATCAGCTTTCAGAGCGGAATCTGGCAACCCTTGCAGTTGGGCATTGATTTGCTCTAAGATTGTTCTAGCGCGTCGATATTGACCTAGAGATTGCAGGGCTTGCACTTGGTTTAGCTGACTTCCGAGTGTGCCCAGTTTGTCCCCTGCTTGTTCGTATGCTGCTTCGGCTTGCTTCCAGGTGTCGATCGCGGCTTCAGCTTGTCCGGCTGCCAGTTGATTTGCACCTTGGGTGTTTAGTGTTTGGGCACGAACCAGTGCTGTCGAAGTGTTTGGGGTTTGGGAGATGAGCGCAGGACTAGAGTGATTGGGTGCGATCTGAGCAATTCCTTGAGCATCTGAGAAAAAGCTCCAAGCGATGACACAGAGGAATGGTAGCAATGCAAGAGTTGCCAGATACCAAATTTTTGGTAGCCGTACTTTTGTTGCAGGCACTCGCTTTCGTTGTTCCACCGTGCACCTCCTGTAATTGGACTTCAGCGATCGATACTCTGGAGCGTGTTTTAGAATCTTCTGACTGCGTTGTCCACCCGCCCCGGAATGGAATTCGGGGCTAACAGAACGAAGTCCGCGCTCTGGGGACTAAAAGCCAATTCGAGTCTCTTCAGTCCTTTTCAAAGGACTTCGCACGATTAGCCCCGAATTCTATTCCGGGGCGGACGTGAACGAAGCGAGAAGCTTTAAATCACAATCCAGCCCAGAGATTAGAACAACATAGTATTGAAATTGCTTTCATCTATTCAATCAGGAGTAGCCCATTTTTTCAAGATACGTTCTAAATGCTACAATTAACCAACTTAGATACTGGTTCTGTTCAAGCAACATTTTGCCTCTTCAACATCAGTACTCATTGTTACAAAAAACACCAGCATGAACTTTAACCCTGAAAAGCATATGAGGTTTTAGATGAGATTTATGGATTTGAAAAATTAAGTCGATCGCTCAAGGTAAAGGGGTGACTAAAATGCTCTTTTCCATTAACCCCATGATTACCTCAGAACTGCATCCTACTACCAAGATTAGAAGTTCGACCATTCGGGTTCTATTAATTGATCCGCAGAGTCTCATGCGTACCGGACTGCAAGCAATGTTAGAGATAGAGACTGACTTGCAAATTGTAGGTAGTCTGGATCATGCAGAAAGCGCGATCGTACAACTTCAGGTTTTGCGTCCCGATGTTGTGTTAATGGATAGCTTAGATGGCTGGACTGCGATTCGATCCATCCTCAATCAGTTGCCATCGACAAAAGTTTTAGCACTGAGTACCTACGAGCGAGATGCTGATATTCTTCAAGCAATGCAAGCAGGTGCAAAAGGATATTTGCTGAAAAATATGCCTGCTCTAGAACTTGCAAAGGCAATTCGTCTTGTTCATTGTGGCTATAGTCAGATGGCTCCAGGATTGATGGAAAAGCTGCTTGCTTATGTCTCAGCTTTCACCAATGTTAGGGATCAACTAGGAATAGAGGAAGTCATGCTCACATCCAGGCAACAGGATATCTTGCGCCTGATTGGTCAAGGTTGTACAAACCGCGAAATTGCGTTTGAGCTAAATCTTTCAGAAGGAACGATCAAAACCTATGTGACGCAATTGTTGAACCGTCTGTCTCTTCGTAATCGATCGCAGCTTGCTATCTATGCAATGTCCATCGTTCTCTAGACGAAAGTAAACACAGAGTATTCTACTTCGTTCAGTTCAAGTCGAGACGTTCTTCAGATGTTTCTTTCCCGATGAATCTCTAGGATAAAGACATGAAGAACAGCAAAGACTGAACTTCAATCCAACACACATTCCATAAGGAGAAACTCATGCCTACTAACATTGACTCCCGCAAAGATGTCGAAACTCAAATCGTCGCTCATGCTTTGAAAGACGATTCATTCAAGCAACAACTGCTCAACAATCCTGATGCTGCAAAGGCAGAAGTTGAAAAGCTGCTGGGGCAAAAGGCGCAACCTGGCTTTAAAGTGCAGGTACTTCAAGAGACTGCTGACACCGCATACATTGTTTTACCCTATGTTCCTTCGACCGAAGGAATGACAGAAGAGCAGTTGGAAGCAGTGGCAAGCGGTACAGTCTCGATCGGCGGTAATCTCCAGGTACCCTGTATTCTTGGGTCGGCAACCTTTACCAGTGGCATCAATATCCAAGCTGGTTTATAAAACAGGGTTCTGTGTAGGGGCAGATTTTGCTGAAATCACTGCAAAACGAGCATAGCCTTGCTCAACCTGCTCTTACACGCTCGATTCCACCACCGCTCAACCTGCTTCATTTAGCTCACCCTAACTGAAGACGGAAATTGCTCAACTGTAAACCGCGATCGCTGATCTTGAGAGTGCCGTTCACCTTGGCTGAATCAGGACTGCGATCGCAGTTCAAACCCCATTACTAACCTGGAGTTGTTTATGGATAGAGAGAAGTTTTACGATCGTGTGCGGAATAATTTATTTGGTGGCAGACTGCGTCAGTCACAAGTCGAGGGGATGGAAGCAATTCTAAATTTTTGGGAAGCGCCACCGATCGCTCCAACCGGAGAATTCAAAATCAATTGGGATATTCGCAGTCTCGGTTGGTTAGCTTATATGCTGGCAACGGTCTACCATGAAACTGCTTTCACGATGCAGCCGATCGATGAAGTTGGTAGCGTGGAGTATTTTACTGAGCGGTACGAAGGTTGGGATGAGTTGGGCAACAATCAACCAGGCGACGGTGCTAAGTTTCATGGACGTGGATATGTACAGCTTACCGGGCGTAGAAACTATACAACCATGACTCCCATCGTTCGTCAGTTTTATCCAAACTGCCCAGATTTCACCGTTGATCCTGATGCCGTGAACAATCCCAAATTCGCCGCAGTCATTCTGTTCTATGGTATGTTCATGGGTTCTTTCACAGGACATGCGTTGAAGCATTACATTGGTGATCCTGACAAAGGGCAGAAAGTTGATTTTTACAACGCTAGGAGAATCATTAACGGACTTGATCGAGCTAAATTAATTGCAGATTATGCCGTTAAATTCAACACCGCACTAGAGGGTGCTGATGCTAAGAGCAAGCCGCTTTCTTCAGCCATCTAAGAGGGTGTTTGAAAAGTATAAAAAGTCTCTTCGCTTCGATTGCCTCCCGCCCTGAAATGAATTTCGGGCTAATGGTGGAAAGTCTACTGAAGTAGACTAAGAGGCAGTTTCAGGTTCTTAGTTCATTTCAATGGACTTGCGCCGATCAGCCCGAAATTCATTTCAGGGCGGGACGTTGCAACGAACGAAGACTTTTCAAACACTCTCCAAGATACAGACCTTAGATTGCTCGAACTTTAGCACTGATTCAGCCTAACCGTCGTTGATGCAACAGTGAGTTGAGGAAATATGCAAATCACCCAAGAAGATCTGATCAAAATTGTAGAACAAGCCAGTACAATCCCCGAACGATTGGGAACTGAGTTTTTACCCAACTCAATGCAAATCGACAACAGCACCATTGATTCGCGGATAGACCATTGGTGTCAAACTGTAGCTCAAGGAAACCCAGCACAATTTGAAAAGCGGCTCACTTGGGATGATTTGGATTTAAGCAAGATTCGTCAGGCACTAGGTTCTGTTCATCTAGCTAACCCGCAAAATCTACCAGCTTGGGCAGAAACCTTAAGAGCAGTTTTGGAATCTATTGATTTAGATTCTGTGCTTGCTTTAGACAAAAATCTC contains:
- a CDS encoding NHLP leader peptide family RiPP precursor codes for the protein MPTNIDSRKDVETQIVAHALKDDSFKQQLLNNPDAAKAEVEKLLGQKAQPGFKVQVLQETADTAYIVLPYVPSTEGMTEEQLEAVASGTVSIGGNLQVPCILGSATFTSGINIQAGL
- a CDS encoding CHAT domain-containing protein; this translates as MEQRKRVPATKVRLPKIWYLATLALLPFLCVIAWSFFSDAQGIAQIAPNHSSPALISQTPNTSTALVRAQTLNTQGANQLAAGQAEAAIDTWKQAEAAYEQAGDKLGTLGSQLNQVQALQSLGQYRRARTILEQINAQLQGLPDSALKADGLRSLGITRFRVGDLKEAQTVLQSSLLISQRLNMNAGRSHTLLALGNVTRALKQREQKDSRKNATNEAIAFYQQAATLAPDALTRSQAKLNQLSLIAETNSTSAQASLLAEIRSLIKNLPLNRAAIYAQVNLAESLTKMSNQDQREIAQLLVNATQQARKLQDSRAEAYALGQLGHLYETRQQWSEAQKVTKQALQIAQTIQANDITVSWQWQLGRVLKQQGQIPDAIAAYNQAVDTLSILRGDLVAMNPEVQFSFREQVEPVYRQLVQLLLQDNPNQPTLQRAREVIEALQLAELNNFFREACVDVRPEQIDQVDRNAAVIYSILLPDRLAVIVSLPGQLLRYYTPSVPSDVSTIEKSFDDLFANLNPFIATSDPLRPNQKLYDLLIRPAAKDLAQSQVKTLVFVLDGVLRGVPIAALHDGQQYLIEQYSIALSPGLQLLPPRWQRRSPAESVPSDQLQTLAGGVSEARQGFSPLPGVVKEMEQISTLVPTNVLLNQAFTRTQFEGKVESVPFPIVHLATHGQFSSEAENTFLLTWDGRINVKEFDQLLEGRNRRDRRPIELLILSACQTAAGDKRAALGLAGVAVRSGARSTIATLWSVQDNSTALLMTQLYESLRKPGMTRAEALRQAQLTLLRSPDYQQPFYWAPFVLVGNWQ
- a CDS encoding response regulator transcription factor, translating into MLFSINPMITSELHPTTKIRSSTIRVLLIDPQSLMRTGLQAMLEIETDLQIVGSLDHAESAIVQLQVLRPDVVLMDSLDGWTAIRSILNQLPSTKVLALSTYERDADILQAMQAGAKGYLLKNMPALELAKAIRLVHCGYSQMAPGLMEKLLAYVSAFTNVRDQLGIEEVMLTSRQQDILRLIGQGCTNREIAFELNLSEGTIKTYVTQLLNRLSLRNRSQLAIYAMSIVL